Genomic DNA from Alicyclobacillus fastidiosus:
ATCGACGAAGACGGCGGCTCCCTCCACTTGTCCTGGGAAGTCACTATCGTAATCGCCGCTCCAAAAGACGTCGTCCACGGCCTGCTGCACGTTGGGATCGATGGTCGTGTGGATCTTCAAGCCACCCTCAAGCAACTGCTGTGCCGTAATCCCCTGTTTCGATGCATAGTCGAACAGAAAGTTTGTAAACAAGGGATGCGTGTCCCACGTAGAATCAGGCAGCGAGTGATACTTGACGCCGAGTGGCGCCTGTTCGGCGACTTTAGCAGCTTGCTCCGTCAAATATCCATACTTCACCATGTTCTCGAGGACTTGGTTTCTCCTCGTAAGGGCGGCCTTTGGATTTTTTAACGGATCATAGGAAGAAGGAGCTTGCGGCAGGCCTGCTAAAAGCGCTGCTTGATCCAAGGTCAGACCATTCGGGTCCTTACTCAAATCAACGCCGAAATACCGCATCGCCGCCTGTTGGACACCGACCGTATTTTCGCCCAAGAAGACTTTATTCAAGTACATCGTGAGAATCTCTTGCTTGGTGAAGTACTGATCGATATGGATGCCCATACCAATTTCCTTCAATTTGTACGACATCGTCTTGTTATCGTTGAGGAACACAATTTTCGCCAATTGTTCCTCGATCGTACTTGCACCTTGATTGGCGCCACTGGTGAGAATGTCGACTACTACGGAACGAAAGATGCTTTTGAGGTCGACGCTGGACCCAGTCCAGAAGTTATGATCCTCAGTCGCCACCAAGGCATCTTGAAGATTCTTTGGAATTTGACTGTAGGTCAACGTGGTCGGTGTGGTTCCGATTTGCTCATAAACCGCACCCGTCTTGTCGTAAACCACGGTTGCCTGCGGAGTAGCAGTCAGTTTACTCAAGGAGATCGGCGTCATTCGCAGCAAGGCGAAATATCCGATAGCACCTGCAGCGATACCGACAAAAAATAGCGTTACGATAACCACGACGAGTGTTTTGAGCGGCCGCCTCTTTGATTTGACGGTCGGCTTCCGTGCATGTTTCAATCCATGGTACCTCCCATTCAGGCGATTGGAAGCTCCTCATCTGCCTACCTATCTCGCAAGGCTTCAAGGCCTGACGGTGTCAACAACATAGACAGCAAGACACAACCGTGCTGTCCGAACGAAGATAGTCTTGCAATGTTCATGGTACGCCCTAGTTGTGGGATTTACGTGGAGATGTTATGTCAATTTTGTGACCATCCACTCAGTTGACCTCGTGAACCGATGCACTTGCCGATCCGGTTCGCGAATGTTTATAGATCTGGCCAATACATAACGCGACAGACACTACCATCAGCATGGCCGGTATATAGAAAATATGCGGGGAAAACCCCGAGATGAGGTTCGGAACCAGATACCCGATAAGCGCGGCGGACTGACTTAGGACGAAGTACAATGAGCTGCCAAAACCCGCCCTGCTCAAAAACATCCGTTGAATCGTCCCCATGGCAACAACCATGATCACTGACACGAAGAACGAGTAGATGGGTTGTACGGCAAACAGCCAAGGCAGCGACGGGTGGAACGCGTACACGCAGTACGTGGCCAGGGCGCACATCGCACCTACACACACGACGCGCAAATCCCCGAATCGCCTCGCCGCCATCCCGGCCACGGTCATCCAGATGAATTCAAAGACCACCTGTACACTCCACAGGCGGGCGACAAATGCGGGGTTTTTAAACAGCGCATCAACCATCAAGGGAAGATACAACCCGCGAATCGCATCTGCACACAACAGTAACAGAATCGCGATGAGGACCACCCATTGAACCCCTTCTTGCGGCAGGCGTTTGGCAGCAACTGCCCCCCGTCGCTCACGATAGAAGAGGAACAAGAAAAACATCGTTGCGTAGCAGACCAGGTTGCCGAGAATGACACCGTGGAATGTTACCCACGTATACAACGCCGTCCCCAGGTAGAGCCCGATAAAGAAACCTACGCTGAGCAAGGTCCGCAGCCAGACAATGCCAATGTCCAGGATGTCCGGCGCTTCAACGGCCAAATGACTTCTCGTCATGGCGTACAACTGGCCGATAATCGCCCCTGACGGGGCGGTTGATAGAATATAGAACGTCACCGCGCTCGCGAAGCCGCTGGCGTGATCGTATCCGATGAGCCCGAAAACACTTACGGCTGACGCAACAACGGGAAGTATTTTGCGGTGTGCCAGGTTGTCGCTCCAGAGTCCGCTGAAAAACGTGATCACGACGTTAACAATCAAGGCGATGGCGACCACCAGGGAGATCTGGAACTTCTCCAGGTGGACGCCATCCTTTAGATAAATCGCGTTCATTGGGTTTAATATCCCTGTACCGCACCCGTACACGAGCATCGCGGCTAGTAACTTCCACGCGCCCTGGACCCGAAAAAAACGCTGTAACGCCGTTAAAATTGACATATCGGCACGTACTCCTCACTCCGAGATCCGCGCAGAGACAAAATGATGGGATGCGACAGAACGGAGCGACGGAAGTAGAGCGAGATCCCAGAGAGAGCACAACTCAGATGGACACGCTACTCGTGCTAATCGGGTTGACGAGCACATCTCCACTTGAATCAACCGCCAAATCCCCTGCCAACTGCGCGCTGGACAGCTCTTTTACGAGGGTCGAACCTCCGTTTGCGGCTTCGCGGTACACGGAAGTTACCAACCCATCGGCATTGATTTTCCCATAGTATAACGTGTTCCCAGAAACAGTGATGAGCGCGGCGTTCGCTTGCGCTAAGACAGGCGTCGCCTCGTACTCAGGACTGTCCGCGTTATCGGTATTCGACTGATCGAGACGGTAGATGTTCCACGTTCCATTGCTGCGCGCTTCCACGTACAGATCTTTGCCAGTTGGCGACATCGCGATGGTCTTGATGTACCCATCACTGAATGGAACGCTTTGGACGTTCTCCATCGTGCCGATGTGGTAGAGCGCACTCGACCCACCCGACGTGATCAAGACGAATACGTCATTGGTCTGCGAACTATACGCCACTTTCGAGATGACCGCATCTGAGGCCAGTGACGAGAATTGGGGCACACTTGCAGCGGTCTGATTGGCTTGTGCCCCATTGGACACGTACACAGTGTTCAGTTCCAAGTCGCCTGGCGCCTTTTGCTCACCCACAAACAATTCGTCTTCGCCCAGCCAACTCACGTACTGCACCGGGTACAAGTTGGTCGCCTCACTCACCTGTTTGCCTGATGGCAGATCTTCCACATGTAAAACGTACGATCCATCGGAATTGCTTTGAACGTAGGTAGCGTACTGCCCATTCGGTGAGACGGTAACCCCCTGGTAGCTCTGTTTGAGCTGTTGCACCGTTCGCGTGGACTCTGGGGACAGCTTCGACGACTGATCGGACATCTGTTGAATTTCGTTGGCTGCATCCGCGTTCTGCGCATTAAACAAGGTGTTGTAGTGCCACAAGAAGCAGATCTGCAATCCGGACAGTGCGACTACAAACCATAGAAATAGTCGAAATAAGCTCCGTTTGCCAGTCATGCTTATTGCCCCCCGCTTTCTGGCATCACCACGAATGAAGTGGCGACACTGCGCGCCCCTGTCAAATCAACTGGCGTGTTGACCAATTGATTGTGGTAGACCATCGTCGTCGACGATCCGCCGTCGAGATCAGCAGCAGTGACCGCGTTGTACTTGAGCATCAGTGCCGTCATATCGGCCAGTGAGGCACCGAGGTGACCAAATTGGCCTCGGCCGTCTGTCACGATGAGAATCACTTTACCGTCGCTCGTCTGGCCAATCGCCGAGCGCGGATTGTATCCCTGATCTGCGGTTTGGACGGGCTTCCCATTCATCACCAGGACTGGTCCGAAACTGAGTGCTTCCCGCACACCTTCCTGCTGCAGATCCGCAAGCGAGTAGTCACCGGCGATCAGTTGCCCGCCCTGCGTGAACGCAATCTCCGCATAGCGTTGATGAGAATTGGCGCCAGTGATCACTTTGCCGTTGCTGATGGTGATCCCCAAGGGATTTGCACCTGTTCCCTGCTGATTGTTATCGGAGAACGCCCCGCCATTGATCCCCGCAACCGCTCCGGCGTCTGCGACCATCTGTTGAACCGTCTCACCTTGTTTACCGATGTACTTGGTCGTTTCCACCCTGATTCGCTGCGGGTCGCTGATCACCATAATGTGTGCCGTGTAAGTCTGCCCATGATATGTGTAAGTTTGAATAGAGCCATCGTGGTTATCAAAGTTTTGCGCTTGAATTTGGCTGATCGGGATGGTCTGCGACACCATTCCCCCGTTCGACAAAGCGTGCGCTTTGATCACCGATTCAGGTAGCGTAAAGAGAGAAAGTGGCCGCAAGAGATAGCCATGTCTCGTTTCATCGACCGTATCAATCACGTAATTGCGTACGGACGGAAAAGGTCCATGAAATATCCACAGCGATGTCGAGACGATAAAATACACGAAACACGACACCAGAAACACGACCCAACGAAACGATGGCTTGCGTGGCTGATGTGGTTTCCGTGGTCTCTGTCGCTGTGTTCTCCTTCCCTGATCTGCATTTGTCGACCATTTCTGGGGTTGGTATGAAGACAGATTCATTTCCACCACTCACCTACTTCATCAGTGATTTGCGAATACATCCAGTTGAATTTAACGTAATCTATCATTGAGCTGCCGATCCTGCAACTCGCCATGTCCAGTTGACTCGGAACGATACCACAACACCGCTGCCTAGATATTCAATGTTTCTACTTCGACTCTCGCACAACAACTAATGTACCACACACGGAATACGAATAGCATAACACGCGTTTTACGCATTAAGTCTGTGCACCAGTCGCAGAACCTGGTGACGCCTAGGCGGGGACATATTGCATTATACCTGGTGAAATCAAGAGATGAGTTGGAGATACTTTGGAGTTTTCATGGAGACCGCACTCAACTGGATACATTCGGAAGGTGAACCCATCGAGTCAACGCTCAACCGAAAGCGGATACCACGGGGAGTCATTTGGGATCAAAAAAAGGCGCCCGAAGGCGCCTTCGACTGCTTACTTCAGGTTGGATTTGTACTTTTGTGTATCTGCTGCGAAGGAAGCGAGACCTTCTGCCGTTTTTGGGTGCTTGGTCAAGGACTCGATCACTTTGTAAGGCATTGTACCGACGTGTGCACCGGCGAGTGCAGCATCCTCGACGTGATCGACGCTGCGAATCGACGCGGCCAGGATGTTGGTTTTGATGTCGTGTTCGCGGAAAATCGCCGCGATTTTACCAATCAGTTCAACACCGCTGCCCTTCGAGACATCTTCCAGACGGCCGATGAACGGAGAAACATATGTAGCACCAGCGCGTCCTGCAAGCAGAGCCTGTGAAGCCGTGAACACCAATGTAACGTTGGTCATGATGCCCTTGTCCGTAAGGATGCGGCAAGCACGCAGACCGTCTGTTGTCATTGGGAGTTTTACTGTCACGTTCGGCGCAATCTCGTGGAAAGCGAGGCCTTCCTTAACCATCTCTTCGGCTGTTTCGCCAAAGACTTCTGCGCTGATGGACTCGACGCCCTTGCAGTATTCAGCGATTTCGCGAATGCGGTCCTCGTAACGAACGCCTGTTTCCTTAGCAATCAGGGATGGGTTGGTGGTCACTCCCGAAAGAATGCCCATATCGTAAGCTTTTTTGATCTCGTCAAAGTTCGCGGTATCCACAAAAATTCTCATGTAAAATTCCTCCTAAATGCGGTTTGCTTACTTCTGGTATCCTGGTTTGCCCAGAAGTTGGAACATCTTCGTTTTGTAGTTCTCGACACCAGGCTGATTGAACGGGTTCACGCCCATCAACAGTCCACTCATCGCACATGCGCGCTCAAAGAAGTAGAACAGTTGGCCAAGCGTGTACTCGGACCGATCCGGTACTTGGATAAGGACGTTCGGCACGCCGCCTTCAGCGTGTGCGCTCTGAGTTGCCAACCGAGCCTTGTCGTTCACCCATACCAGCGACTTGCCAGCGAGGTACTCAAGGCCATCCTCGACGTTTTGCGCCGACGGCACGTCGACACGGTGCGCTCCATTTTCGATGTGCACGAACGTCTCGAACAGGTTGCGGTAACCCTCTTGAACGAATTGTCCCATGGAGTGAAGGTCCGTGGTATATCCAACCGAAGCTGGGAACACACCTTTTTGGTCCTTGCCCTCACTCTCCCCGTACAACTGCTTCCACCATTCGGCGAAATAGTGCAGCGCTGGTTCAAAGTGAGCGAAGATCTCTGTGACATACCCTTTGCGATACAGAGCATTTCTCAATACAGCATATTTGTACGCCGCGTTCTCGGCAAGCGAAGATGAGCCGAATTGTTTTTCCGCATCCGCCGCCCCTTGAAG
This window encodes:
- a CDS encoding MFS transporter produces the protein MSILTALQRFFRVQGAWKLLAAMLVYGCGTGILNPMNAIYLKDGVHLEKFQISLVVAIALIVNVVITFFSGLWSDNLAHRKILPVVASAVSVFGLIGYDHASGFASAVTFYILSTAPSGAIIGQLYAMTRSHLAVEAPDILDIGIVWLRTLLSVGFFIGLYLGTALYTWVTFHGVILGNLVCYATMFFLFLFYRERRGAVAAKRLPQEGVQWVVLIAILLLLCADAIRGLYLPLMVDALFKNPAFVARLWSVQVVFEFIWMTVAGMAARRFGDLRVVCVGAMCALATYCVYAFHPSLPWLFAVQPIYSFFVSVIMVVAMGTIQRMFLSRAGFGSSLYFVLSQSAALIGYLVPNLISGFSPHIFYIPAMLMVVSVALCIGQIYKHSRTGSASASVHEVN
- a CDS encoding phosphodiester glycosidase family protein, which encodes MYFIVSTSLWIFHGPFPSVRNYVIDTVDETRHGYLLRPLSLFTLPESVIKAHALSNGGMVSQTIPISQIQAQNFDNHDGSIQTYTYHGQTYTAHIMVISDPQRIRVETTKYIGKQGETVQQMVADAGAVAGINGGAFSDNNQQGTGANPLGITISNGKVITGANSHQRYAEIAFTQGGQLIAGDYSLADLQQEGVREALSFGPVLVMNGKPVQTADQGYNPRSAIGQTSDGKVILIVTDGRGQFGHLGASLADMTALMLKYNAVTAADLDGGSSTTMVYHNQLVNTPVDLTGARSVATSFVVMPESGGQ
- the fsa gene encoding fructose-6-phosphate aldolase; amino-acid sequence: MRIFVDTANFDEIKKAYDMGILSGVTTNPSLIAKETGVRYEDRIREIAEYCKGVESISAEVFGETAEEMVKEGLAFHEIAPNVTVKLPMTTDGLRACRILTDKGIMTNVTLVFTASQALLAGRAGATYVSPFIGRLEDVSKGSGVELIGKIAAIFREHDIKTNILAASIRSVDHVEDAALAGAHVGTMPYKVIESLTKHPKTAEGLASFAADTQKYKSNLK